ACAATGACATACACAAACATTTTCACAAGTACGGagagagacatatatatatatatatatatatatatagagagagagagagagagagagagagagagagagatcaggaAAGAAATTTTCTGTTATTATTCAGCACCTGCAAGTCTCGAAAAGACATCGATAATCcacaaaaaggaaagaaatcAAGAAATCGAAAAAAAGTGACAACTAATAAGTAGATGTACAAGGGAAAATAAAACTGACACATTCTGTTCATAAGTGATCACCGTCGGCTTGCTATCCCAGCCCAGTTTGTTATTATGGAAGCCATAGCAACAAAATCTTAATAATATCCATTCCACATGAATGCTGCactattatgaaaaaaaaacattgcaTCCAAATCTTCTTCATGTCCATGAGACCACGGAGCTACTCACAAGAAAACACAAAATGCAGTTCAAAACAATACAACTATTTGGAAAGCTTACTCTTCCTGCATTCAGGCTGATGATCTGAAAATCTCAGAACAGTTGTCACTAACGAGGCTACcacattttttgtaaaaaagatAAGTTGTTTTAATGCAAAGACATTGCTTTCCGCGTAGTAAAACCATGCCTAAATAACTCGGAACATCTGAATGAAGATTCAACTATCATCATACTATGTTGTGACTTACAAGTATCTACAGTACCATAAAGCTACCGTCTTATGCAATAGTCAATCATATAAATGCAATTGAGGACATAAAAGGggggattttctttttttgttttgacaGGAACTGAGTGCAAATCAACCGAAGAAGAATCCAAACGTCATGATTAACTAGAATGTAATGGTCCTGTAATCCAAGTCTTATTTTATCAAGTATTCaaaaatcatcaataaataaATGGCTAAATCTTGCATTTATGTCTTAAACCTTAGTTAAGTTCCTTTGGCATCATACCCGGATTGTTATGTGGATGTGATGCATTAACACATGGGAGGTTAATATCTCAAAACTGGATTTCACAGCGCTAATATTAAAGTTTCAATTATTATATAGCTAGGAAAAACTAAGACAGTAGTCTTCTGGCAGTAAAATTTATGTTCTGACTTTTGCAATGTGGTAACAAGTTTCAGTAGTTTATATGTTTACCTTTCCTTTTTCATAATAATACACCTCATACTTAAATCCTTTTTCCAGGATACATATCTTACACCTTAAGTTTAATGCATCTCAATAAGCGTGAGCCTCTGAACTCCTCACGTTGTGCATCCACCTCTGCAAAAGAAACACATTGTTGGACCTTGTAACGTAAATAACGTCTAGCTAGTATGTGGCGTCTACTATGTGAATTATGCGGAACTTCCGCTCAACACATGGGTTTCAATAGTCACCTCACTTTACGTATCTAAGACGCTTGCCATCCGCAGCGCATCCACCCACTTGTCAAGTGATAAAATTAATGTGTTGCCAGATATATCCAGCAGAATAAGTGATATTTTCTAGTTAGGCATCTTTAATAACAAAAGTTTGTTAGAGGAATCATTGAATGCAGTGATTGAACGATATACAAATTATATCCTTATATAACAAAACCCCAGACATACAAGACCATAGTACAGTTCGAGCTAGAGTGCCGACGTGATGTAACAGTAGTATTTTTAAACACTAATGCTATATCAAGAACAATGCCACAAGTTGATTGGAGAATTTGCAGTTATGCAAGTTCTGTACTGTAAATAGCATCAGAGTTTAAAGAGATTTGCTTAGGAAGCAGGAGTTACCAAACTTAACATAAAAAGTAAGAAGAGGCAAGGGCTGCATAATTTCCTGGGAATAGTTCAAGAAAccaaattatataatacaaaacgACAAACTACCACAAATGGAGATGCATGGCGAACATCTTTCAGCTAAGAAGTAAGAACGAATGAAAACAAAGCCATTAAGGAAAATAGACAGAACACACATTGTACATGTGAGAAGCAATATAGTTGCTACTTGTTTGTTTCCCATAAGAGACAAAAAGCAATGAATCATATAAGAATACCCAGTGCAACTAAACACTTTATAATGGATTCAAGACATACTAAAATTGTAATTGCATCAAATTATTAACATAACAGTAAGAGGCCTTTGGAAATGTAAATAAATGAAGagattactaaaaaaataaaaaagaagtacAAAAACTCAGAAGAGTTACATCAGACTGTTCTACCAAATCTTCAGTTGAATCTGAATTCCAAAAAATAGGCAGAAATTACCAATTAGGCATAATCAGTATTTAAGCCCTCCAAGGAAAAATCCAGTATTGTGCATCCTTCCAACAACGGAAAAATCAGCAGCCCATCACGGCACAATTGTGAACAAAGTTCCCCAAATAGCGGCTGGCAATCATGTCCCACTCTGGAGGGGCCCCATTTGGGACCCATGAATTGAGCTCGATCAGGCGCCCCCCTGCCGTTCTCTGCCCTCCAATCACGATCAGCTGGTCACCACAGGCGCGAAACGCCAAACCCCACCCATTGGTAGAAACCGACCTTTCAGGCAAACCCCCTAGCGTAATCCATGTGTTGTTCTCTTTATCATACTTCCTTACCTTATTCTCGGCGTAATCCACGGCGTAGAGCTCGTTATTCACAACGGCAACAAGTGGTGGCGAGCCAGCTACCACGTTGAGGCCGGCAGACATATTCTCAATCACCCGCCAAGAACCTCTTTCCAAATCATACTCCTCGCCGCAGGTCAGAACCTGCGTATTGGAAGCCATTCCACCAATAACATAAAACTTGTCATCCATGAACACGCCCGAACACATTTTTCTAGCTCGAATCATGCTAGGCAGTGTAGTCCAAGTTTTCGTCTCGGAGTTATAGAGCTCGGCGGAACTTAATATAGTACCATTAGTGTTAGTCCCACCAGCTATAATAGCTTTCTCTCCAAAGCTCGCCGAACCAAATAAGCACCTCGGCGAGTTCATCACAGCTCCCATAGACCAGGTGTTTGTAAGAATACTATACCGAAGAACTACATGGGAAAACATGTCCATCCCAAAAACAAGAAGCTCTGTGCCAACGGCAAGGGATTCTTTATCGAAGGAGTTGAACGATTCGCTACGTCCTATTATTCTCGGAATAGTATTAATCCACCGCCTGCGATAAGGATCGTAAGCCACCCATTCAAGGCCATCGCAAGAGAAATATACCCAATGTTCGGTGATACCCATTTGCCGCCTTATTCTATAGAGCTCGCCATCCCGAACTAAGGTTCGGAAGTTATGGTTGAGGGAAGCGACCGCGCCGTAATACGAGcgcgagaggcggaggaggcagTTAAGGGTGAGATCACGGCCGATTGGATTGATGAGGCAGTTTGGGTCATAGGAGGTATCACTGCCGCTCTCGTCGATATCAGGGGTGTGAGGGCGTTGAGGGGACCTCTTTCTTCTCCCCCGTCTAGAAtgctcatcatcttcttcttcttcgtccccTGGCCGGTTGAGCGGGCGTTTGCCTTTCGAGGAATCGAAGAGTTGGGAAACCATACAAGCCCACTCGGATTTGTAGTCGCAGGAGCTAAGGAAGAATCTCGAGATCGGGGACGAATTGCCCTCAAACATTAGTTGAATCCCCTcaatttgaaaacaaaatatcaaaaattggCAACAAAACACCACTTGATACCACTCAGATCTCTCGGAGAACCAAAAGGGAAAGGCGGATTCAGCTCGGATTCAGCTCGGAAGGAAAAAGTAAAGCCGACCCAGAtccaaaaattcgattttttaaaaaaaactttactaTGTTTATAGCTCCTTCAATAGAAGGAGATCTAAGAAGCCTGTTAAAGATCGTAATTTTTAGatcagaaaaacaaaaaaacaaaatgaagaGAGAGcgaatgaagaaaaaaaaaaaaaaaccgcctCTAAAAACCTATGAATCAACGATTCAACAGGCGATCAAATGGGGCCTTTCGATCGAATCAAATCGATCTCACGAAGGCTTCAGAAAATCGCCATGAAATCGAAGATTAAGCACCGATAGATCCTGCGATTTGCTTCGACAAATGCACGATTCAGCGAGCAGCCTCGGTTGCAATCAGTTCCGGTAAACCATACAAACAAAATCCCTGTGCAAAGACCCCCCGcgcccccccccaaa
Above is a genomic segment from Ananas comosus cultivar F153 linkage group 15, ASM154086v1, whole genome shotgun sequence containing:
- the LOC109721632 gene encoding F-box/kelch-repeat protein SKIP11-like — its product is MFEGNSSPISRFFLSSCDYKSEWACMVSQLFDSSKGKRPLNRPGDEEEEDDEHSRRGRRKRSPQRPHTPDIDESGSDTSYDPNCLINPIGRDLTLNCLLRLSRSYYGAVASLNHNFRTLVRDGELYRIRRQMGITEHWVYFSCDGLEWVAYDPYRRRWINTIPRIIGRSESFNSFDKESLAVGTELLVFGMDMFSHVVLRYSILTNTWSMGAVMNSPRCLFGSASFGEKAIIAGGTNTNGTILSSAELYNSETKTWTTLPSMIRARKMCSGVFMDDKFYVIGGMASNTQVLTCGEEYDLERGSWRVIENMSAGLNVVAGSPPLVAVVNNELYAVDYAENKVRKYDKENNTWITLGGLPERSVSTNGWGLAFRACGDQLIVIGGQRTAGGRLIELNSWVPNGAPPEWDMIASRYLGNFVHNCAVMGC